The following coding sequences lie in one Chelonoidis abingdonii isolate Lonesome George chromosome 6, CheloAbing_2.0, whole genome shotgun sequence genomic window:
- the SPATA9 gene encoding spermatogenesis-associated protein 9, with protein MMPIKPIGWICGQVIKRFSGQVYLIQRAVVEIIDEIKDEFPTIIGMQQSNQEIVPVLQASRSVVASAFSSSPGVRVINRLNRISTSSKSVAKVLQPKIVQNFAELNTLSHRLLKNVNIPKQPLYKNQGRTFSLFDVISYPAKTALTSIICASYAALIYMAVSINTVLGKIKYIVQEERTSREKAKNEEEKDVFSKYEDLASYAVPSPEKHVFSEFPVEDSTKSTIHILHSALDQDQFHY; from the exons ATGATGCCCATCAAACCAATCGGATGGATATGTGGGCAGGTGATCAAAAGATTTTCTGGACAAG TTTACCTAATCCAGAGAGCAGTTGTGGAAATTATAGATGAGATTAAGGATGAATTTCCAACCATAATTGGAATGCAACAGTCAAACCAG GAAATTGTTCCCGTTCTACAAGCATCCAGATCAGTTGTGGCAAGTGCATTCTCTTCATCTCCTGGAGTAAGAGTTATTAATAGGCTAAACAGAATATCAACATCTTCAAAATCTGTTGCCAAAGTCTTGCAGCCAAAAATTGtacaaaattttgcagaattaaATACTCTGTCTCACCGTCTTCTGAAAAATGTAAACATACCAAAGCAGCCTCTCTATAAAAATCAG GGTAGAACATTTTCCCTGTTTGACGTAATCTCCTATCCAGCAAAGACTGCTCTCACCAGCATAATATGTGCTTCCTATGCAGCACTAATTTACATG GCAGTCTCTATTAACACAGTACTagggaaaataaaatacattgttcAAGAAGAAAGGACCTCAAGAGAAAAAGCTAAGAATGAGGAAGAAAAAGATGTATTCTCCAAATATGAAGATTTAGCAAGTTACGCTGTACCCTCTCCAGAGAAGCACGTATTTTCTGAATTTCCTGTTGAAGATTCAACTAAGAGCACCATTCACATCCTACATTCTGCACTGGATCAAGATCAGTTCCACTACTAA